From the Mangifera indica cultivar Alphonso chromosome 10, CATAS_Mindica_2.1, whole genome shotgun sequence genome, one window contains:
- the LOC123227524 gene encoding disease resistance protein RGA2-like isoform X1, with product MAETIVSVIAGELLSKVMSLTSNEVSLGWGVKNDVQELAGTLTTIKTVLLDAEEKQTQNKKLRVWLEKLKEVCYDVEDVLDEIEVKDLCKQVMNGQSISRKALPESMQKLQALRVWNCPELSSLPKDINHLIALRELMIEDYPKLTERCKPEAGEDWPKNAHIPKIELDGEVIKSTEK from the exons ATGGCAGAAACAATTGTCTCTGTTATTGCTGGGGAACTCTTGAGTAAGGTGATGTCCCTTACTTCCAATGAAGTCTCCTTGGGATGGGGTGTCAAGAATGATGTACAAGAGCTTGCTGGCACCTTAACCACCATCAAAACTGTTCTCTTAGATGCTGAAGAGAAACAAACCCAAAATAAGAAGCTGAGAGTTTGGCTGGAAAAGCTTAAGGAGGTTTGCTATGATGTTGAAGATGTTTTGGATGAAATTGAGGTGAAAGATTTGTGTAAGCAAGTGATGAATGGTCAAAGCATTTCAAGAAAG GCACTACCAGAGTCAATGCAAAAACTTCAAGCTCTTCGGGTTTGGAATTGTCctgaattgtcatctctacccAAGGATATCAATCATCTCATCGCTTTGAGAGAACTCATGATTGAAGACTATCCTAAACTGACGGAAAGATGCAAACCAGAAGCAGGTGAAGATTGGCCCAAAAATGCTCATATCCCGAAGATTGAACTTGATGGAGAGGTTATCAAGTCAACCGAAAAGTAG
- the LOC123227524 gene encoding disease resistance protein RGA2-like isoform X2, with product MAETIVSVIAGELLSKVMSLTSNEVSLGWGVKNDVQELAGTLTTIKTVLLDAEEKQTQNKKLRVWLEKLKEVCYDVEDVLDEIEVKDLCKQVMNGQSISRKQIRIFV from the exons ATGGCAGAAACAATTGTCTCTGTTATTGCTGGGGAACTCTTGAGTAAGGTGATGTCCCTTACTTCCAATGAAGTCTCCTTGGGATGGGGTGTCAAGAATGATGTACAAGAGCTTGCTGGCACCTTAACCACCATCAAAACTGTTCTCTTAGATGCTGAAGAGAAACAAACCCAAAATAAGAAGCTGAGAGTTTGGCTGGAAAAGCTTAAGGAGGTTTGCTATGATGTTGAAGATGTTTTGGATGAAATTGAGGTGAAAGATTTGTGTAAGCAAGTGATGAATGGTCAAAGCATTTCAAGAAAG CAAATTAGAATATTTGTGTGA